The Aneurinibacillus migulanus genome contains the following window.
GTCAGGCACGGGACGAGCGTATTATTTACATCCAGAATAAAGAACATCTTGTGGGGAGTCATGCTTCCTGTTATCGTACTGGCGATATGGCAGACGATAGGAGCAATGAATATTGTTTCCGCAACGATATTGCCTACTCCTCTAATGATTGGCAAAGCTTTCATCGGACTCGTCATATCAGGAGAATTGTTTTCCCATTTGCAAATAAGCGTGTTTCGCGCTGCGCTGGGCTTTTTGCTTGGTGCCGGGCTCGGGCTGCTTTTGGGTACGTTGGTCGGCTTTTTTAGCAGGGCTGAACAAACATTGGACCCAGCGCTTCAGATGCTGAGAACAATTCCACATCTGGCGGTTATGCCTTTATTTATTCTATGGTTTGGCTTTGGTGAATTATCCAAAGTGTTGCTCATCGCAAAAGGGGCGTTTTTCCCGGTATATCTTAATACGTTTCTTGGAATACGGGGGGTCGATGCAAAGCTATTTGAAGTGGCGCGTATTCTTGAATTTAACAAGATAAAGCTGGTGACTACACTTATTTTACCTGCTGCTATGCCGAATATTCTGCTCGGTATTCGTCTTTCGCTTGGTATTGCCTGGCTCGGTCTGGTTGTGGCCGAGCTGATGGGTTCAAGTGAAGGGGTAGGCTACATGATTATGGATGCCAGACAATTTACGCAGACAGATATCGTGTTTGTAGGCATCATTATCTTTGCCCTGGTTGGTAAAGCAACAGATTCTCTGGTTCGTTATTTAGAGTCCAAATTATTAAAATGGCGTGAGAACTATAAAGGCGAGGGTGCAATGTAGTACAAGGGGAAGGAGACACATTATGAAACGAGCGAAGAGAATGCTGGCGTTTTTTCTTTCTGTAATGGTTCTCGCATTGATTGCAGGGTGCGGGAATAAGGAATCCGTAAGTCAAAAAGGCGCTGGGGAAGCAAAGGTGCAAGCCAAAGAAGAGCGCGTTGTTACTATTGGAATCCAGCAAAGTATTTGGCCGATTCTGATCGCAAAGGAAAAAGGCTGGTTTGAAGAAGAGTTTGCGAAAGCAGGTGCAAAGGTAAAGTGGGTAGAATTTCAGAGTGGACCAGCTTACTTCGAGGCTATCGTTTCCGACCGATTGGATTTCGGGCGGGTAGGCAATATTCCCGTACTTGCCGGTCAGGCGGCCAATGTGCCATTTAAAGAAATCGCGAATGGAAGCAACGGAGAAAAAGGGGATGTCATTCTGGTACGTAAAGACAGCTCCATCCGTACACTTCAGGATCTAAAAGGAAAAAAGATAGCAGTAGCTAAAGGAAGCAGCGCTTATGGATTATTATATAAGGCATTGGCAAAAGAAAAAATAAAGCCTTCCGATGTACAAGTCATTCAGTTGCAACCGGATGAAGCACAACCGGCTTTTGAAACAGGTTCTGTTGATGCGTGGGCCATTTGGGAACCGTTCCATTCAACACAGGTTATTAAGAATGGTGCCAGGGTTCTTACCAATGGCGAATCCATTCAATCTTCAAGCCCCGGATTTCAAATTGTTCGTAGTACGTTCGCAAAGGAAAATCCAGATTTAGTCGTTCTTTACTTAAAAGTCACAGAGAAGGCAACTCGGTGGCAAAATGAACATCCAAAAGAGGCTGCTGAGTTATATGCAAAGCTAAAAAAGGTAGATAAAAAGATTATTGAGCAGGTAATTAAAAACTCAGAAGCGGCAAATCTCCCCATTACCGAAGAAATAATAAAGAGTCAACAGGAGACCGCGGATCTTCTATATGAACTCGGCGCTCTTAAAAAGAAGATCAATGTTTTGGAAGTTGTTGATAATTCATATATCGAAAAAGCATTGAAAGAGTAGCAAGAATTGTAATGGAGCGATACGTAAAAAACAGTTACCTTGAAGCTGAGGGTAACTGTTTTTTTGTTGATGAAAAAAATCTGCTCCGAGATTGCCCTTCTTTTTCACAATTCCCCACAATTCCTTGATATTTGTGCCGCTTTTTCTATGTACAGTAGAAAGCAAAGAAAGACAGCAAAGGAGGATATGCATCATGGGTTTTTATGATGAAGAATATGCCGGTATACAAAAGAAAAGAAAAAGTGGCAGGGCCTCGGTCTTTTTATCTGCCTTAATCGGTGCCGTAATCGGCGGAATGTTGGTGCTAATGCTGCTGCCGTCTTTAGTACGATCAGGGTACGTTCCTGAAGCGAAACAAGCACAACCAAAAAATGTAACGAGCGTTCCTGTTTCCACTTCTGGTGGACAAACAACCTCTAATGTTACAAAAGCAGTAAATAAAACGGAGA
Protein-coding sequences here:
- a CDS encoding ABC transporter permease, coding for MLPVIVLAIWQTIGAMNIVSATILPTPLMIGKAFIGLVISGELFSHLQISVFRAALGFLLGAGLGLLLGTLVGFFSRAEQTLDPALQMLRTIPHLAVMPLFILWFGFGELSKVLLIAKGAFFPVYLNTFLGIRGVDAKLFEVARILEFNKIKLVTTLILPAAMPNILLGIRLSLGIAWLGLVVAELMGSSEGVGYMIMDARQFTQTDIVFVGIIIFALVGKATDSLVRYLESKLLKWRENYKGEGAM
- a CDS encoding aliphatic sulfonate ABC transporter substrate-binding protein yields the protein MKRAKRMLAFFLSVMVLALIAGCGNKESVSQKGAGEAKVQAKEERVVTIGIQQSIWPILIAKEKGWFEEEFAKAGAKVKWVEFQSGPAYFEAIVSDRLDFGRVGNIPVLAGQAANVPFKEIANGSNGEKGDVILVRKDSSIRTLQDLKGKKIAVAKGSSAYGLLYKALAKEKIKPSDVQVIQLQPDEAQPAFETGSVDAWAIWEPFHSTQVIKNGARVLTNGESIQSSSPGFQIVRSTFAKENPDLVVLYLKVTEKATRWQNEHPKEAAELYAKLKKVDKKIIEQVIKNSEAANLPITEEIIKSQQETADLLYELGALKKKINVLEVVDNSYIEKALKE